The Alphaproteobacteria bacterium DNA window ATCGTGCAGCAGCTTCTGCGGCGCGAATACAATCGCCTCGCGGAGCGGCTTCCTCGCCTGGTAATAGTCGTCCCGCTTGTCGAAATGGCGGGCGAGCCGCTCGGGCGGCATCTCCTCGGCCACGCTGGCGGCGAAAAGCCCCGTCCGGGCGCGGGTCAGCACGTGCGCCGCCGCGTCGGTCGCGAAGACGTGGAGATCGATTTGCTTGCCCATCGCCTCGGCCCGGTCGAGCAGGAGCATGGCGATCGAATACGCCTCCTCGCCAGTCGAGCAGGCGGGCACCCACACGCGCATCGCCTCGCCGCCGCCCGCCGCGCGCACCAGCGGCTCGATAACGGCATTATCAAGCTCCTTCCAGGCCTCGTGGTTGCGGAAGAATGCGGTGACGTTGATCAGCAGGTCGCGGACCAGGGCCTCGGCCTCTGCCGGGTCGTTGCGCAGCACCTCGACGTAGTCGCCGAGGGTGTCCAGGCTCCTCAGCCCCATGCGCCGGCGGATACGGCGGAGCAGCGTCGTTGTCTTGTAGCCGTGGAAATCGTATCGCGCCCGGGTGCGCAGGACCGTCAGGATCATGTTGAGCTGCGATCCCTCGCCCTCCTGTAGCGTGGTGGCTTCCGTTGGTGCGCGGACGTAAGGATGCGCGGCGAAGTTCAGCAATTCCTGCGGCATCGTCTCGGGCGCCAGCACGCGGTCGGCGACGCCCGCGCCGATGACGGCGAGCGGCATGCCGTCGTACTCGGCGGTCTCCGGGTCCTGCACGAAGACGGCGCCACCCTCTTCCTTGATCCGGATCGCGCCGCCCGTGCCGTCTGTGCCTGTACCCGACAGCACCACCGCCACCGCCTTTTCGCGCTGCTCCTTCGCCAGCGAGTGGAACAGCGTGTCCACGGGGTGGCGCGGGCTCCCGCCGGCGGGGTTCACCCTGATCGTGCCGCCTTCGAGCGTCAGCGCGTGCTTTGGCGTGATCACGTAGACGTGGTCATGCGCAACCGGCGTGTCGTCCTCGACCTCGGTAAGCGGCAGCGTCACGACCTTGCGCAGCAAATCGGCAAGATGGCTCCGGTGATCCGGGGACAGGTGGAGCACGACGATGAATGCCATGCCCGGCCTCTCCGGCAGCGCGCCGAAGAACTTCCTGAGCGCGTCGATCCCGCCCGCCGAGGCGCCGAGGCCGACCACCGGATAGTCCAGCACCGGCCTTGCGGTCTCTTGCGCACTCTCTGCGTCGTTGTCGATATAGTCAGACATTATACCTCAGGCTAATGCATGCATAACTGGAATTGCCCAGCCAATACATGCTACTATTATAATAATTCAGTCTAATACATGCAATAATAAGAATAATTTAGTCTAGTGCATGCAATAATCGGACGCAATAGCGCCAAAATTACGACCGATGAACTGTTCGCGTTCTGAAATTATTCAAGTGTCCTGTCGGGAATTGTTGTTGACCCTGGTCCGGTTTCAGCCGGCTGCAGTGCAGACAGACCCGTTCGATAACGTCTGCCGGGCAACGGACACCGCCGGCGCGATATTGTGACGCGGCCAGGTTGACCTGGGGCGCGGCGTTTGCTCGACTGCGCATAATCGCCAGGCTCGCCGCGCAACGCCGCCATTCACAGGGGAAAGAAGAAACATGAAGGTCACATCGGTCAAATGCGTCACCGTCCATCCGGGCTGGCGGAAGAACTGGATCTTCGTCAAGGTCGAAACCGACGCCGGAATCCATGGCTGGGGCGAGTGCTATTCGCAATACGACCGCGATCCCTCCGTCGTCGCCCATGTGGAACAGCTCGGCCGGTACCTGGTCGGGCGCGACCCGTTCCAGATCAAGCATTTCACCCAGGTGGCCTTCGACGATTACGCCGCGCGGCGCGGCTCGCTGGAATTCTATGCCGCCCTGTCCGGAATCGAGACCGCGATGTGGGACATCGCCGGCAAGGCGACCGGGCAGCCGGTCTACAACCTGCTGGGCGGGCCGGTGCGCGACAGGATCAAGGTCTACGCCAATGGCTGGTACTACAGGATGACCGGCGCCGACGATTACGCCCGCGCCGCGCAGCGCGTCGTCCAGCAGGGCTTCACCGCGATCAAGATGGACCCGATTTCCGGCCCCTGGCGCAATTACATCACGCGCGAACAGGCCGATTATTCGGTCAGCGTGCTGAAGGCGGTGCGCGACGCCGTCGGCCCCGACGTGGAAATCCTGCTGGACCTGCACCGCCGCCTGTCGCCGATGCAC harbors:
- a CDS encoding mandelate racemase/muconate lactonizing enzyme family protein, producing MKVTSVKCVTVHPGWRKNWIFVKVETDAGIHGWGECYSQYDRDPSVVAHVEQLGRYLVGRDPFQIKHFTQVAFDDYAARRGSLEFYAALSGIETAMWDIAGKATGQPVYNLLGGPVRDRIKVYANGWYYRMTGADDYARAAQRVVQQGFTAIKMDPISGPWRNYITREQADYSVSVLKAVRDAVGPDVEILLDLHRRLSPMHAIELADRYAEFNPYYFEEPCMWENVEALADIKDKVKLPVVTGEAIYAKAGFRPIFQHNAADIINPDVASCGGILELKEIAAMAEPYYVAVSPHNYNSTTVALAATVQASAMMPNFVITEYFLPFVELGLECCPGMLQPRDGYIDLPTAPGLGIDLDEEALARHPGRQFPLRDLRRIGDEGP